A region of Osmerus eperlanus chromosome 9, fOsmEpe2.1, whole genome shotgun sequence DNA encodes the following proteins:
- the ankrd9 gene encoding ankyrin repeat domain-containing protein 9 codes for MPWDVGVFDNRADYKSEKQCQRTSFAFYQAVRDLLPVWMIEDMRTMEVFHWEDDGRACAFSPSEALLYALVHDHQQYARYLINRFSVSALEMPSRSFCCCQASTTPHLSIAVRYNRVTILTMIMDSLKVFSESERQNYLNSRGCVHVDGGKAALHLTCDLVRPECLILLLGHGACPSVTDGSGDTPLDCLLHQIDQGEPDMRRKQVCLGYLLLFMPKISFQMKRQVQENAAAWRSLVGEQAFHWLSGISPPSLYVQAMQKLTQSIPLEQLDSLPDFLKPLDFRLHQFQS; via the coding sequence ATGCCGTGGGATGTAGGTGTATTTGACAACCGGGCGGATTATAAATCCGAAAAGCAGTGCCAAAGAACCTCCTTTGCTTTTTACCAAGCAGTCCGGGACCTACTCCCCGTATGGATGATCGAGGACATGAGGACGATGGAGGTCTTTCACTGGGAGGATGACGGACGGGCGTGCGCCTTCTCTCCATCAGAGGCTCTACTGTACGCGCTTGTGCACGACCATCAACAATACGCCAGATACCTGATTAACAGATTCTCCGTCAGCGCGCTGGAAATGCCCAGCCGGAGTTTCTGTTGCTGCCAAGCATCGACTACTCCGCATCTTTCTATAGCTGTTCGTTATAACCGCGTGACTATCCTGACAATGATCATGGACTCACTGAAGGTCTTTTCGGAGAGCGAGCGCCAGAACTACCTCAACAGTCGCGGGTGCGTTCACGTAGACGGGGGCAAAGCAGCCCTGCATCTGACCTGCGATCTGGTGCGCCCGGAGTGTTTGATCCTGTTACTAGGACACGGCGCTTGTCCTTCCGTCACGGACGGGTCCGGGGACACCCCATTGGATTGCCTGCTGCATCAGATCGACCAGGGCGAACCCGACATGCGCAGAAAGCAGGTGTGCCTGGGCTACCTTCTCCTCTTCATGCCAAAGATCAGCTTCCAGATGAAGAGGCAGGTGCAGGAGAACGCAGCGGCTTGGCGGAGCCTGGTTGGGGAGCAGGCCTTCCACTGGCTCTCTGGGATCTCCCCACCATCCCTGTATGTCCAAGCCATGCAGAAACTGACCCAGTCCATCCCCCTGGAGCAGCTGGACTCCCTGCCAGACTTCCTTAAGCCCCTGGACTTCAGGCTGCATCAGTTCCAGTCCTAG